TGGAATCGTATCTATAACTTTATATTGCTGTGTATCTATAACGATAACTTCTAACTCAGTAGCAATAAGTATTTTCTTTTCAAATATAGCCATTTCACAAAAAAGAAAGCCTAAGTCTAAATACATTATTCTACGTTTCAAGTCAAAATCATAGATAGCAAAATCTTGATCAATTCCTATAGCAAATATCTTTGGGAATACTTCTATGAACTGAGGCTGTAATAGGTCACTTGACCAAGCAATTTTCGCATAGGAATCGCCTTCCACTATCTTCCCATATATTCGATAAGAATCATTATGATAGTCTTTGAATACTGAATCATAATTTAATCTTTTATATGTATCATAATCGATAATTTCAATGTTCATTTCTTTTTATTATATGTTTGAATCAAAATCATTACCGTAAAGAGACCAATTTAATAATGCTTTATATAATAATCGAAGTCTGCTTTATTTTTAGGGGCTATCTCACGCATTATAACCCCATACATTCCACTTGGTATTGGTGATTTCCAATAATCTAATCCCTTTCTCTTCAAGAAATTAACAACTTTCATTTTCTCTTTGTATGCCTTTGAACCAATTGGGTATACGCATTTACGTAGTTTATATAGAATATCTACTTCAAAAGTAGGGTAATCAGGCTTATCCACGTCTATTTCTGTAAACTTTCTGCGATAGTCTGCTCCTTTTTGTAGAAGATATAACATAATATCCATCCTATCATGAAACATACAATTTTCTATTGCGCAATTTCCAGTAGATGTTGCATAATTAATGTTTGCCCCTGCATCAACTAATAATTTAACCTTCTCAAAGGAGGAAAATACAGCAGCACTTAAAGCAAAATCTCTCATTGGTACAATCTCTCCCAAACCATCCTCCTTAACTCCACAAGCTGTTGAATTTGGGTCTCCTCTATACTTCAGTAATAAAGCAAGTACTTTACTTGAAGGTCTTGTAAAGCGACAAGCTAATAAGACTGCACTTTCTCCAAAGTATTTAGTGGAGTCATCATGTGCATTAGGATTAGCTCCTAACTCTAATAATTTCTCAACAGATTCTATTTTATTAGTCCTTGTTGCTAACATCAAAAGAGTCTGCTTGTACTTTGGATCTCGATAATCTACA
The nucleotide sequence above comes from Prevotella melaninogenica ATCC 25845. Encoded proteins:
- a CDS encoding ankyrin repeat domain-containing protein, translating into MKYLLLLVLFVGFSCIEPNVKDMLGDDFRLYKHTPAWSFAEAVEDEDTTEISKQVLQMHIPVDYRDPKYKQTLLMLATRTNKIESVEKLLELGANPNAHDDSTKYFGESAVLLACRFTRPSSKVLALLLKYRGDPNSTACGVKEDGLGEIVPMRDFALSAAVFSSFEKVKLLVDAGANINYATSTGNCAIENCMFHDRMDIMLYLLQKGADYRRKFTEIDVDKPDYPTFEVDILYKLRKCVYPIGSKAYKEKMKVVNFLKRKGLDYWKSPIPSGMYGVIMREIAPKNKADFDYYIKHY